One stretch of Lysinibacter cavernae DNA includes these proteins:
- a CDS encoding phospholipid carrier-dependent glycosyltransferase, which yields MSPTTAPTPVTPPSPAQNAKVTPKEASAPWLGARVAAQLLTWWQIGAWRSDPRAVRQGRWIAIGGVTLLALILRTWNLGHPNVLVFDEIYYVRDAYSQLLHGAPTRWPEDLGKLFGPNEIGRSLNEASYVVHPPLGKWLISLGMLVFGADNGWGWRISTALAGTLAVFIVTLLGRRLFRSTAIGVLAGFFMAIDGLAIVLSRVSLLDNFLMLLGLIGAWFIAIDRDRMNAAWNAWLAEHPVPAFTQPPTADELVANPTLKDRYLAERARIASRGDWGPVFWRRPWLVSAGVVFGLAAGVKWSGLYFLAFFGIYVVVCDLVARRRAKLDAWFTAGIVKQGITSFALLVPVALVAYLATWTSWLLTPTAWNRGWASEPGHEATGVWSIVPNWARSLWHYHESMYGWHSTLQQEHPYQAHPLGWPLALRPTSMYFEYVEPGKSGCVGSPCSEAITSLPNPLIWWGGLIAIGYLIYRIIRFRDGAAFFITMGAASGYLPWVLTFSRSAVFQFYTISYAPFVYLALAYALARLWGIGDTQPSHAVSARRWWVALVLVLIVATSVFFYPLWTGTRTSFSFWQLHVWLPGWR from the coding sequence GTGAGCCCGACGACCGCACCCACCCCAGTGACCCCGCCATCACCCGCGCAGAATGCCAAGGTGACGCCGAAGGAAGCGAGCGCACCCTGGTTGGGCGCACGCGTCGCTGCCCAACTCCTCACCTGGTGGCAGATTGGTGCCTGGCGATCAGACCCGAGGGCCGTCCGTCAGGGCCGCTGGATCGCAATCGGTGGGGTGACGCTGCTCGCGCTCATCCTGAGAACGTGGAACCTCGGCCACCCCAATGTGCTTGTCTTTGACGAGATCTACTACGTTCGCGACGCCTACAGCCAACTCCTTCACGGCGCCCCAACCCGCTGGCCAGAAGACCTCGGAAAACTCTTTGGCCCCAACGAGATCGGCCGCTCGCTGAACGAAGCCTCCTATGTGGTCCACCCTCCGCTCGGCAAGTGGCTGATTAGCCTTGGGATGCTCGTCTTCGGCGCAGACAACGGTTGGGGATGGCGCATCAGCACTGCCCTCGCCGGCACGCTCGCTGTCTTTATTGTCACGCTCCTTGGCCGCCGACTCTTCCGATCAACCGCAATTGGTGTTCTTGCCGGCTTTTTCATGGCGATTGACGGCCTCGCGATTGTGCTGTCACGGGTCAGCCTGCTCGACAACTTCCTGATGCTTCTTGGACTCATTGGCGCCTGGTTCATAGCGATTGACCGCGACCGGATGAATGCCGCCTGGAACGCGTGGCTCGCCGAGCATCCGGTTCCGGCATTCACGCAGCCCCCAACCGCCGACGAACTCGTAGCAAACCCAACGCTCAAAGACCGCTACCTCGCGGAGCGCGCTCGGATTGCGAGTCGAGGCGACTGGGGTCCCGTGTTCTGGAGGAGGCCCTGGCTCGTATCTGCGGGGGTCGTGTTTGGACTTGCGGCGGGTGTGAAATGGTCGGGGCTCTACTTTCTTGCGTTCTTCGGCATCTACGTGGTGGTCTGTGACCTTGTCGCGAGACGACGTGCCAAGCTTGATGCGTGGTTCACCGCGGGAATCGTGAAGCAGGGCATCACCTCGTTTGCGCTGTTGGTCCCCGTCGCCCTTGTCGCATATCTGGCGACATGGACCTCATGGCTCCTCACGCCTACCGCCTGGAATCGGGGCTGGGCATCAGAGCCAGGGCACGAGGCAACAGGGGTTTGGAGCATCGTTCCCAACTGGGCGAGAAGCCTCTGGCACTACCACGAGAGCATGTACGGCTGGCACTCAACGCTGCAGCAGGAACACCCGTACCAGGCCCATCCACTCGGCTGGCCCCTCGCGTTGCGACCAACCAGCATGTACTTCGAATACGTCGAGCCCGGCAAAAGCGGATGCGTCGGATCGCCCTGCAGCGAGGCCATCACCTCGCTACCAAACCCACTCATCTGGTGGGGAGGGCTCATCGCGATCGGCTACCTCATCTACCGCATCATTCGATTCCGAGATGGGGCCGCGTTCTTCATCACGATGGGGGCAGCCAGTGGTTACCTGCCCTGGGTGCTCACGTTTAGCCGTTCAGCTGTGTTCCAGTTCTACACAATCTCCTACGCCCCGTTTGTGTATCTTGCACTTGCCTACGCCCTCGCCCGGTTGTGGGGAATCGGAGACACACAACCCTCACACGCAGTCTCTGCCAGGCGATGGTGGGTTGCCCTCGTACTTGTACTCATTGTGGCCACAAGCGTGTTCTTCTACCCGCTCTGGACGGGCACCCGCACAAGCTTCTCGTTCTGGCAGCTACACGTTTGGCTGCCGGGCTGGCGCTAA
- a CDS encoding AGE family epimerase/isomerase → MMLSQLTTAEHTHELLAFARGAALPTGGFGYLRSDGRVDTSVAVSTLITARMTYCMSIASVLASSPEGEAVRLRDEGAGIAEAAQLAEHGIRALSTLLRDTRNGGWVVDLGDEPDASDKRAYQTAFVVLAASTASRAHVPGAERLLVDVLSAVETHFWSERYGALIESWNADWTVREPYWGANANMHGVEALLAAHGATGDPLWLARATRIADTFIQQRARANNWMLAEHFADDWTPLPDYNIERPDDQFRPFGVTIGHLFEWSRLLLELGAAYPAGAAPAWLRECAEGLYATARRIGWSVDGAEGFVYTVDWVGEPVVRERLHWVVAEAIGAAATLHSVTGQESYLVDLRSWQSYAARYLLDREQGSWYHTLDAKNRPTDAVWSGKPDVYHALQAVLLGDLPVGPTLFDRLVTLSRNE, encoded by the coding sequence ATGATGCTTTCCCAACTGACCACCGCAGAACACACGCACGAGTTGCTTGCCTTCGCGAGGGGTGCCGCCCTGCCAACGGGCGGATTTGGGTATCTCAGGAGCGACGGCCGTGTTGATACGTCTGTGGCCGTCAGCACCCTTATCACGGCAAGGATGACGTACTGCATGAGTATCGCTTCCGTTCTTGCGTCGAGCCCAGAAGGTGAAGCCGTGCGGCTTCGCGACGAGGGTGCTGGCATCGCCGAAGCTGCGCAGCTTGCGGAGCACGGTATCCGTGCGCTCTCGACGCTGCTTCGTGACACGCGCAATGGCGGCTGGGTTGTTGACCTTGGCGACGAGCCGGACGCGTCGGATAAGCGGGCCTACCAGACAGCGTTTGTGGTGCTGGCAGCGTCGACCGCATCCCGAGCCCACGTTCCCGGCGCAGAACGCCTGCTTGTTGACGTGCTCTCTGCGGTTGAAACGCACTTTTGGTCTGAGCGATACGGAGCGCTTATCGAGTCTTGGAACGCCGATTGGACGGTTCGGGAACCGTACTGGGGAGCGAACGCCAATATGCACGGAGTCGAGGCGCTGCTTGCCGCCCACGGCGCGACGGGCGACCCGCTCTGGCTTGCGCGGGCAACACGCATCGCTGACACATTCATTCAGCAGCGGGCCCGCGCCAATAACTGGATGCTTGCCGAGCACTTTGCCGACGATTGGACGCCCCTGCCCGACTACAATATCGAACGGCCAGACGATCAATTCCGCCCCTTCGGCGTGACGATCGGACACCTGTTTGAGTGGAGCCGCCTGCTCCTCGAACTGGGCGCGGCGTATCCTGCGGGCGCTGCTCCTGCGTGGTTGCGTGAGTGCGCCGAAGGACTCTACGCAACGGCAAGGCGAATCGGTTGGTCTGTTGACGGTGCAGAAGGCTTTGTCTACACCGTGGATTGGGTCGGCGAACCTGTTGTCCGCGAGCGCCTGCACTGGGTTGTTGCCGAAGCAATTGGCGCTGCCGCGACCCTGCATTCGGTAACAGGCCAGGAGTCATACCTAGTCGATCTCCGCAGCTGGCAATCGTACGCAGCGCGGTACCTCCTCGATAGGGAACAGGGGAGCTGGTACCACACGCTCGATGCCAAGAACCGCCCGACGGACGCCGTATGGTCAGGAAAACCAGACGTCTATCACGCGTTGCAGGCTGTGCTGCTCGGTGACCTGCCTGTTGGCCCGACGCTGTTTGACCGTCTGGTGACTCTGAGCCGCAACGAGTGA
- a CDS encoding O-acetylhomoserine aminocarboxypropyltransferase/cysteine synthase family protein, giving the protein MADREYGFHTRAIHAGNIPDPITGARALPIYQTSAFVFDDTADAAARFALQKYGNIYSRLSNPTVASFEERIASLEGGLGAVATASGLSAQYITFASLAGQGDHIVASANLYGGSITQLDITLRRFGIETTFVKSSDPADYAAAITDKTKLVFAESIANPSGEIADVEGLAEVAHAAGIPLIIDATLATPYLNRPFEWGADIVIHSATKFLGGHGSTLGGVVVESGRFNWHSDRFPLFDETVPSYGGLKWSGNFGEYAFLTRLRAEQLRDIGPTLAPHSAFLLAQGVETLPYRIQAHVDNARRVAEWLDADDRIESVSWAGLPQHPHHERAKKYFPKGPGSVFSFTVKGGRDVGRQVIENVNLASHLANIGDAKTLIIHPASTTHAQLTDQQLVDAGVHPGTIRLSVGIEDVDDIIYDLDQALDIAVQSVAAKESA; this is encoded by the coding sequence ATGGCTGATCGCGAATACGGATTCCACACCCGCGCCATTCACGCGGGCAACATTCCAGACCCAATTACCGGCGCACGTGCGCTTCCCATTTACCAGACGAGTGCGTTTGTCTTTGACGACACCGCCGATGCCGCTGCACGCTTCGCGCTGCAGAAATACGGCAACATTTACTCGCGCCTGTCAAACCCAACGGTTGCCAGCTTTGAAGAGCGAATCGCAAGCCTCGAGGGTGGCCTCGGCGCCGTTGCAACGGCAAGTGGGCTCAGCGCGCAGTACATCACGTTTGCGTCGCTCGCCGGGCAGGGTGACCACATTGTTGCCTCCGCGAATCTCTACGGTGGCTCAATCACGCAGCTCGACATCACGCTTCGCCGATTTGGCATCGAAACAACGTTTGTGAAGTCGTCAGACCCAGCAGACTACGCTGCGGCCATCACCGACAAGACCAAGCTTGTTTTTGCCGAGTCAATTGCAAACCCCTCAGGAGAAATCGCCGATGTTGAGGGCCTTGCCGAGGTCGCCCACGCGGCGGGCATCCCCCTCATTATTGACGCAACGCTTGCAACGCCATACCTGAACCGCCCTTTCGAATGGGGTGCAGACATCGTGATTCACTCGGCAACCAAGTTCCTTGGCGGCCACGGCTCAACGCTTGGCGGCGTCGTTGTTGAGTCGGGTCGCTTCAACTGGCACAGCGACCGCTTCCCGCTTTTTGACGAGACCGTGCCAAGCTATGGCGGGCTCAAATGGTCTGGCAACTTTGGCGAATACGCCTTCCTCACCCGGCTGAGGGCAGAACAGCTTCGCGATATCGGCCCAACCCTCGCGCCGCACTCCGCGTTCTTGCTCGCGCAGGGAGTCGAGACGCTCCCCTATCGCATCCAGGCCCACGTCGACAATGCACGCCGCGTCGCCGAATGGCTGGATGCCGATGACCGCATCGAGTCGGTATCGTGGGCAGGTCTGCCGCAGCACCCGCACCACGAACGCGCCAAGAAATACTTCCCGAAGGGACCTGGCTCGGTCTTCAGCTTCACGGTGAAGGGCGGGCGCGATGTTGGCCGCCAGGTCATCGAGAACGTCAACCTGGCCAGCCACCTCGCCAACATCGGCGATGCCAAAACGCTCATCATCCACCCAGCATCCACAACCCACGCCCAGCTCACCGACCAGCAGCTGGTCGACGCGGGAGTACACCCGGGAACCATTCGGTTGAGCGTTGGCATTGAAGACGTCGACGACATCATCTACGATCTCGATCAAGCCCTCGACATCGCTGTGCAGAGCGTTGCAGCAAAGGAGTCAGCATGA
- a CDS encoding CoA-binding protein, translating to MTATTETGELVTTQLANGLSCDLPADSPLAKLLRTQRTWIGPTAKERLALLRGATSVAIVGASPNPARSSYFVGTYLQQSSDYRVYFVNPNADEILGEKAYPDLASLPEVADIVVVFRRASDIPSVIDEVKAAGSPIVWVQLGIWNEEAAYYGEEQGLTVVMDRCIKIEHARFHGGLHLLGFDTGHITARKTLR from the coding sequence ATGACCGCAACAACCGAAACCGGAGAGCTCGTGACCACGCAGCTCGCAAACGGGCTGAGCTGTGATTTGCCTGCGGATTCTCCGCTCGCAAAGCTGCTTCGCACCCAGCGCACCTGGATCGGGCCAACGGCAAAAGAGCGGCTTGCGCTGCTTCGCGGCGCAACATCCGTAGCGATCGTTGGCGCGTCGCCAAACCCTGCTCGTTCGAGTTACTTCGTTGGAACCTACCTGCAGCAGTCAAGCGACTACCGTGTGTACTTTGTGAACCCAAACGCCGACGAGATCCTTGGAGAGAAGGCGTATCCAGATCTTGCGTCGTTACCTGAGGTTGCCGACATCGTTGTGGTGTTCCGCCGCGCGAGCGACATCCCATCGGTTATTGACGAGGTCAAGGCGGCAGGAAGCCCCATCGTTTGGGTGCAGCTTGGCATTTGGAATGAAGAGGCCGCATACTACGGCGAAGAGCAGGGCCTCACCGTTGTGATGGACCGATGCATCAAGATTGAGCACGCTCGATTCCACGGCGGCCTGCACTTGCTTGGCTTTGACACAGGGCACATTACCGCCCGCAAGACGCTGCGATAG
- a CDS encoding sulfurtransferase, with protein MSSILPEKPDSPIVSAQWVYDHLGSEDIILVDASAFLVDTPDGKYAYVSGDEEFMVGGHLPGAVFADLINEFSDPSTGVPFSKPDVQRFADAAGAIGADNEKTIIVYDSSFGHFAARLWWLFRAFGYDRVVVLDGGLKAWNANEFPLEYGHVEPDPCSFTADERPELWVDKAFVEGIVAGTEQASLVCGLPPKEFTGAVNPRVRGGHIPGSVSAPVVRLLDKATNTFLGREALADRLGEATTADRVVVYCGAGIAAAADALALTLIGHKNVALYDGSLIEWAADPGAPLVTTS; from the coding sequence ATGAGTTCGATACTTCCTGAAAAGCCCGACAGCCCCATTGTGTCCGCGCAGTGGGTCTACGACCACCTCGGTTCGGAAGACATCATTCTGGTCGATGCAAGCGCGTTTCTTGTTGATACGCCAGATGGCAAGTACGCCTATGTCAGCGGCGACGAGGAGTTTATGGTTGGTGGGCATCTGCCGGGTGCCGTCTTTGCCGATCTCATCAACGAGTTTTCCGACCCATCAACCGGGGTGCCCTTCAGCAAACCCGACGTGCAGCGATTTGCGGATGCCGCCGGCGCAATCGGCGCCGACAACGAAAAAACGATCATCGTCTACGACTCGTCATTTGGGCATTTTGCCGCACGCCTATGGTGGCTTTTCCGCGCCTTTGGATACGACCGCGTTGTTGTGCTTGATGGCGGGCTCAAGGCCTGGAACGCAAACGAGTTCCCGCTTGAATACGGCCATGTCGAACCAGACCCCTGCAGCTTTACCGCTGACGAGCGCCCAGAACTCTGGGTTGATAAGGCCTTCGTCGAGGGCATTGTCGCCGGAACTGAACAGGCCTCGCTGGTCTGCGGTCTCCCGCCAAAAGAATTCACGGGCGCGGTCAACCCTCGCGTACGAGGAGGCCACATTCCGGGCAGCGTCAGCGCTCCCGTCGTTCGGCTGCTCGACAAAGCGACAAACACGTTCCTCGGCAGGGAAGCCCTCGCCGACCGCCTCGGAGAGGCCACAACCGCTGACCGCGTTGTTGTGTACTGCGGCGCCGGTATCGCCGCCGCGGCAGATGCTCTCGCTCTCACCCTCATCGGGCACAAAAACGTTGCGCTCTACGATGGCTCGCTGATCGAATGGGCGGCAGATCCAGGGGCGCCACTCGTTACAACGAGCTAA
- a CDS encoding DUF255 domain-containing protein → MGTRLIHSLSPYVRAHADNPVDWFPWGQEAFAEAARRDVPVLISIGYATCHWCHVMARESFTDAVVAERLNRGFVAIKVDREEHPEVDEFYLAAAGAFTSELGWPLNVFATPTGETFFAGTYSPPTPTGGRPSFTQVLAAVTDAWTERRDQVEGGARQLTRAIAASATIEPTSATANEGLALNAAEWARVVDDILESEDREYGGFGRGQKFPQAPLLEFLFRGRGELAANAALRSLDAMARSDLRDRVDGGFFRYATRRDWSVPHYERMLYDNAQLLRLYSQAGSAEVAAGIASFLADTLLQESGLFASAQDSESTVDGASREGDFYRLDARARGGVAKPGLDAKILSGWNGLAIRAYAESGARDQDPERLTIARTAADALLDLHVLGDGRLARASLNGTASTAEATLEDYGLVAEGLLSLAQILGEPSYASAAQRLVDQTITASGCRAPGGGDPVLRAKGLPRIDIPSEGASPSGQSAIVGACLSLYEITGDRRYRIAAEQTLRPLREILLAAPNGFGALLTAFARLDNDLQLVVVSPSAPRRDDPLVAAAHAATAGGGTLPYLLSEDAARRFADAGFGLLSGRTARDGNTTAYVCRNGVCRLPVQRPDDLLSSIAGETNLA, encoded by the coding sequence GTGGGCACTCGACTGATTCACTCGTTGAGCCCATACGTGCGCGCTCACGCAGACAACCCCGTTGACTGGTTTCCGTGGGGCCAAGAGGCCTTTGCCGAGGCCGCGCGTCGCGACGTGCCTGTGCTCATCTCCATTGGCTACGCGACGTGCCACTGGTGCCATGTCATGGCGCGAGAAAGCTTCACCGACGCGGTGGTGGCAGAGCGACTGAACCGCGGCTTCGTAGCGATCAAAGTTGACCGCGAGGAGCATCCTGAGGTCGACGAATTTTACCTCGCGGCCGCTGGTGCATTCACCTCCGAGCTTGGTTGGCCGCTCAACGTCTTTGCGACGCCGACTGGTGAAACGTTTTTTGCCGGAACCTATTCACCGCCGACGCCGACGGGAGGCCGCCCATCCTTTACCCAGGTGCTTGCAGCCGTTACCGACGCGTGGACCGAGCGCCGTGATCAAGTCGAGGGAGGGGCTCGACAGCTCACGCGAGCGATTGCCGCATCCGCAACCATCGAGCCAACCTCGGCGACGGCAAACGAAGGCCTCGCGCTCAACGCCGCAGAATGGGCGAGGGTCGTCGACGACATCCTTGAGTCTGAAGATCGCGAATACGGCGGTTTTGGTCGTGGGCAGAAGTTTCCGCAGGCTCCGCTGCTTGAGTTCTTGTTTCGCGGCCGTGGTGAGCTTGCGGCGAACGCCGCCCTCCGTTCTCTCGACGCCATGGCTCGCAGCGACCTCCGCGACCGCGTTGACGGCGGATTCTTCCGGTACGCCACGAGGAGAGACTGGTCCGTCCCTCACTACGAGCGGATGCTGTACGACAACGCACAATTGCTTCGCCTCTATTCGCAGGCTGGCAGCGCTGAGGTCGCAGCGGGGATCGCCTCGTTTCTCGCTGACACGCTGTTGCAGGAGTCCGGCCTGTTTGCGTCGGCTCAAGATTCTGAAAGTACCGTTGACGGGGCGAGTAGGGAGGGCGACTTCTATAGGCTCGATGCTCGTGCGCGCGGGGGAGTTGCCAAGCCAGGTCTTGACGCCAAGATACTGAGCGGCTGGAACGGCCTCGCGATTCGTGCGTACGCCGAGTCCGGAGCGCGGGACCAGGACCCCGAACGACTTACGATTGCTCGCACCGCCGCCGACGCCCTGCTCGACCTGCACGTGCTCGGTGACGGGCGATTGGCGAGGGCATCCCTCAACGGAACGGCGTCGACAGCCGAGGCGACGCTCGAAGATTATGGCCTCGTTGCAGAGGGGTTGCTTTCGCTCGCGCAGATACTTGGCGAGCCTTCCTACGCGAGCGCGGCCCAACGGCTTGTTGACCAGACGATTACCGCGAGCGGATGCCGGGCACCAGGGGGCGGAGACCCCGTGCTCAGGGCCAAGGGGCTGCCGCGCATCGACATTCCCTCTGAGGGCGCCTCACCCTCCGGTCAATCGGCGATCGTTGGTGCGTGCCTGTCGCTCTACGAGATCACGGGCGATCGCCGCTACCGGATAGCCGCCGAACAGACGTTGAGGCCGCTTCGAGAGATTCTGCTCGCGGCTCCGAACGGGTTTGGGGCGCTCCTCACCGCGTTTGCCAGGCTCGACAACGATCTGCAACTCGTGGTCGTTTCGCCGTCAGCGCCTCGGCGCGATGACCCTCTTGTGGCGGCGGCGCATGCCGCGACAGCCGGTGGGGGAACGCTCCCGTACCTCCTGAGTGAGGACGCAGCCCGTCGCTTTGCAGATGCCGGGTTCGGCCTGTTGAGCGGGCGTACCGCTCGCGACGGGAACACCACGGCATACGTCTGCCGCAATGGTGTCTGTCGTTTGCCAGTTCAGCGGCCGGACGACCTGCTCTCGTCGATCGCAGGGGAGACAAATCTCGCCTGA
- a CDS encoding PadR family transcriptional regulator — MSTLSPTVYAILGLLAAKEWTTYEIAFQMTKNMGPVWPRAERQLYDDPKKLVAKGYASCRKEMVGKRQRTLYSITDAGRVALAEYLATEPAPAMLEFEGMLRVFNSGEGSVESLRGSIMSVAEQAEDGLADVRIKAQALLGDEATFPERAHSTALGLKYLVGYFAGIYEWAQWALDEIASWETTSVPSPEVAARTHELLNSIANHPPLGSTTSANLARTE, encoded by the coding sequence ATGTCGACGCTCAGCCCGACGGTGTACGCAATATTAGGGTTGCTCGCCGCAAAGGAATGGACAACGTACGAGATTGCGTTCCAAATGACCAAAAACATGGGGCCGGTATGGCCCCGTGCGGAACGTCAGCTGTATGACGATCCAAAAAAGCTCGTAGCCAAGGGCTACGCCTCCTGTCGAAAAGAAATGGTGGGGAAACGGCAGCGCACGCTGTACTCCATCACCGACGCGGGCAGGGTTGCTCTTGCCGAATACCTCGCAACCGAGCCCGCGCCGGCCATGCTGGAGTTTGAAGGCATGCTGCGGGTGTTTAACTCGGGCGAAGGATCTGTTGAATCGCTTCGTGGCTCCATCATGTCTGTCGCTGAGCAGGCTGAAGACGGCTTGGCTGATGTCAGGATCAAAGCGCAAGCACTCCTTGGCGACGAGGCAACGTTCCCAGAGCGTGCACATTCGACTGCCTTGGGCCTCAAGTACCTCGTTGGCTATTTTGCTGGGATCTACGAGTGGGCGCAGTGGGCCCTCGACGAGATCGCGTCGTGGGAGACCACATCGGTGCCGTCCCCGGAGGTCGCCGCGCGAACCCACGAATTGCTGAATTCGATTGCGAATCACCCACCGCTCGGCTCAACGACCAGCGCGAACCTGGCCAGGACAGAGTAA
- a CDS encoding TetR/AcrR family transcriptional regulator, with amino-acid sequence MTDQPRPSAAPELGLRERKQRELRRAIEAIAVDLVSQHTYDTVSVDMICEAADVSQRTFFNYFGTKENAVMGDEPPRVSDEQIAAIVDDPRDDTLDVLFTFLANLNNLTQHDRTMREKRREIVFRNPELMKSLFARMDALEEVLSDAVSRRLQRMRGLAESTAALREEARMNVNVVGSLLKFSTDVWLQESDPASTIVALSEARRLAARVLAPSAST; translated from the coding sequence ATGACCGATCAACCGCGACCCTCAGCAGCGCCAGAGCTTGGCCTGCGCGAGCGAAAGCAGCGTGAACTGCGACGCGCCATTGAGGCGATCGCGGTTGATCTGGTCAGCCAGCATACCTACGATACGGTCTCGGTTGACATGATTTGTGAGGCGGCCGACGTCTCGCAGCGCACCTTTTTTAACTACTTCGGGACCAAAGAAAATGCCGTTATGGGGGACGAGCCTCCGCGGGTGAGTGACGAGCAGATCGCGGCAATTGTTGACGACCCTCGCGACGATACCCTCGATGTGCTCTTTACCTTTCTGGCAAACCTGAACAACCTCACGCAGCACGATCGCACGATGCGTGAGAAGCGCCGTGAGATCGTGTTCCGCAATCCAGAGCTTATGAAATCGCTGTTCGCCAGAATGGATGCGCTCGAAGAGGTCCTCTCCGACGCTGTGTCCCGCCGATTGCAGCGGATGCGCGGGCTTGCCGAGTCAACAGCGGCGCTCCGTGAGGAGGCGCGAATGAACGTCAACGTTGTTGGCTCGTTGCTGAAGTTCAGCACTGACGTGTGGCTCCAAGAATCAGACCCCGCCAGCACCATTGTGGCGCTCAGCGAGGCTCGTCGCCTTGCCGCGCGGGTCTTGGCTCCGTCCGCCTCGACCTGA
- a CDS encoding MDR family MFS transporter translates to MTATDSARSSKHTPTAASARPDGMLPQRQINLIFVGLLISMLLASLDQMIFSTALPTIVGELDGVNHMLWVTTAYIVAVTVMMPIYGKLGDLIGRKVLMVAAILLFMAGSIIGGLAPDMTWLITGRAVQGLGGGGLMILAQAVIADIVPPKDRGKYMGPMGAVFGLCAVLGPILGGWFTEGIGWRWAFWINIPLGVLALAAIAIFLKLPKRDFSRPKLDIAGIVFMAIAVTSLVLFTSWGGGEYEWNSPVILSLIASTIVASVIFVFVESRAQEPIIPLHLFKDRNFNLTTIAGLIISIAMFGAIGYLPTYLQMVHNLDATASGFLLLPMVGGLLVTSILSGQLASRTSHYKWMPIVSMVVTAFAMFLMSGISPETTMLTIGIYVGIFGLGLGLGMQILVLIVQNSFPVSQVGTATASNNFFREIGATLGAAIVGSIFVSRLTTLLAERIPVLPDASGGSANTVDANALTPAVVRDLPDVLRDPIISSYNDAMVPIFSYMLPLLGIAFLLLLFVVEKPLETTLTYGEDVDSPVAASAAHAVVTGAAAVSGESALVGGDHKSQPASAGARGQDGVGRESRNE, encoded by the coding sequence ATGACCGCGACTGACTCCGCTCGCTCCTCCAAGCACACACCAACGGCGGCTTCCGCCAGGCCAGACGGCATGCTGCCTCAGCGCCAAATCAACCTCATCTTTGTTGGTCTGCTCATCTCGATGCTGCTCGCCTCGCTTGACCAGATGATCTTCTCGACCGCGCTGCCAACCATCGTTGGTGAGCTCGACGGAGTGAACCACATGCTGTGGGTGACAACGGCCTACATCGTGGCCGTGACCGTGATGATGCCTATCTACGGCAAACTTGGCGACCTCATTGGCCGCAAGGTGCTCATGGTCGCCGCCATCCTGCTGTTCATGGCCGGCTCAATTATCGGTGGACTCGCACCTGACATGACCTGGCTCATCACCGGACGCGCCGTGCAGGGGCTTGGCGGCGGCGGTCTCATGATCCTCGCGCAGGCCGTGATTGCGGACATCGTTCCGCCAAAGGATCGCGGAAAGTACATGGGGCCAATGGGTGCCGTCTTCGGCCTGTGCGCCGTGCTCGGTCCGATCCTTGGCGGTTGGTTCACCGAAGGCATCGGATGGCGCTGGGCCTTCTGGATCAACATCCCGCTCGGGGTGCTTGCCCTCGCGGCCATCGCAATCTTCCTCAAACTGCCAAAGCGCGACTTTAGCCGCCCGAAGCTTGATATTGCGGGCATCGTATTTATGGCCATCGCCGTGACGAGCCTCGTGCTCTTCACCTCGTGGGGCGGCGGCGAATACGAGTGGAACTCGCCAGTCATCCTGAGCTTGATCGCGTCAACCATTGTGGCGTCGGTGATCTTTGTGTTTGTCGAATCTCGGGCCCAAGAGCCGATCATCCCGTTGCACCTGTTCAAGGATCGCAACTTCAACCTCACGACGATCGCAGGACTGATCATCAGTATCGCCATGTTCGGGGCCATCGGCTACCTGCCGACGTACCTCCAGATGGTGCACAATCTTGACGCGACAGCGAGTGGATTCTTGCTGCTGCCGATGGTTGGCGGGTTGCTCGTCACGAGCATCCTTTCCGGCCAGCTCGCGAGCCGCACGAGCCACTACAAGTGGATGCCGATTGTAAGCATGGTTGTTACCGCCTTCGCGATGTTCCTCATGTCCGGAATCAGCCCGGAAACCACGATGCTGACGATTGGTATCTACGTTGGCATATTTGGGCTTGGCCTTGGGCTTGGGATGCAAATCTTGGTTCTCATCGTGCAGAACTCGTTCCCCGTTTCTCAGGTTGGAACGGCGACCGCCTCGAACAACTTCTTCCGCGAGATCGGCGCTACGCTTGGCGCGGCAATCGTTGGCAGCATTTTTGTGTCGCGCCTGACCACGTTGCTCGCCGAGCGCATCCCCGTGTTGCCAGATGCGAGTGGCGGGAGTGCCAACACGGTTGACGCAAACGCGCTCACACCTGCCGTCGTGCGTGACCTTCCCGATGTGCTGCGTGATCCGATTATCAGCTCCTACAACGACGCGATGGTCCCGATTTTCTCGTATATGTTGCCGCTGCTTGGCATCGCGTTTCTCTTGCTGTTGTTTGTTGTCGAGAAGCCGCTTGAGACAACGCTCACCTACGGCGAAGACGTCGACAGCCCTGTGGCTGCTAGCGCCGCACACGCCGTCGTTACTGGCGCCGCAGCAGTATCCGGGGAGTCTGCTCTGGTTGGGGGCGACCACAAATCTCAGCCGGCATCAGCCGGGGCGCGAGGCCAGGATGGCGTAGGCCGAGAGTCTCGAAACGAATAG